TACATCAGTTTCTTCAGTTTTCTCTGTGCTCCCCCAAATGTAAAAGCCTAGTTCCTGGTAACAAAAGCGTAATTGCAATTTATTTGAATAAAAGATGAAACGACCAAAGAAATCTGATATCGGAGAAATAAGATGAATGTTTGAAGAAATCGATTTCCAGAACTAATGTTTGATCTACTTTATGCCGGAAAAAGGCAACAACAAATCTCAACCCACATACCCCCATCGCCACCGTAAAGATCTCCACCGCCTCACCTCAACCATAACGATCCAACAcccactttctctttctctctgtATAACCTTTCTCTCTTCAACTTGCCAACAGTCGTTGTCATCATTGTAGTGGTGCGTGTGGCGGTGAAACCGACTGTGTTTTGGGGCATAGTTTTTGGATGAAGTTTTTGTCGACGGGGAATTTGTCGACGAAGAAAGCTTTCAACTGTGAAATTGATGGCAAATTTGATGAAGATATGACCCCAAACTCCAAAAGAGTCAAAAACTTTTTTACTTTTTAGAAGTATTTTCTCATTAAAATATACACCATTGTACCATCACGACAGGCCCCTTCAAAATTTGAGTATGTGATTGCCCTGTTAAATATGAACTTATCATATTATTTAGTGGAAAAGTttataaatgtcaacaatgaGGAATGTATACAAGAACACATATATAGCGACAAACGGTGACTAAAGATTTTATTAGAAAATTATAACCAACCCGAAAAGACCACCAAACCCTAGAAGTACTCATATGATTATGAGTTCTTCAACAATACAGATAATCGACTGATACATGATCAGTAGATGTTAACAAACATACAACGAATCAAGATGAAATAAAACAAACCAGGCGTTACTTAATCTGGAAACCTAAAACGATTCGGCAATGATCAAAGACGGGCGAGTATTTGAAGACTGATCAAAAGACATATACAAGAAAGATGATGATCATCTGATGTAGTGCGGCCTCGATGTCAATGTTAAAGGttaaaaaaccctagaacacttcTGGAACGAACATGATAAACTCTCTCACTTTAGAGTCTCTTTATATAGCGGTCCGGCTTTGACCCGTCTGCACATTTTGACCCGCCTTTAATCTAGCCCCTTAAAGCCCAACAACAAAGATTAGCCCAATTTCTTTATTTTTGTAAACCCATGCCATTTGTACATAACTCCAGCAACCCAAAGAGCATACAAAATAAAGAGCATATAATATTAATATCATTAATATGTTTGGTATAAAACTGGAACTAATATAGCATATTTTTAACACCCCTCCTCAGTTGTATTACCAAACACATCAAACAAACTCACGTTTTTACATACCTGGACATGTTGATTAACAAACCTTTTGTGAACATCCATCATAGTTATGCTTGTTAAGTCATTTAGAAAGTGTCAAAAACATTAGAAGATGATAAACAAAAAAAACCTTAGATATACAAACACTTCCATGTACTCTAGAAATAACAATTGTTGCAACTAGTATAACCACACCAACTATCATTCCAACTCATTTTGCATAGTCCTTTCAAATCCACAGTAGCAACAATTGGTGTACCATTTTATCCAACTAAAGAAAGAAGAGAGGATGCAATTCCTGTGAGAAGGTGATTATAGCACAACAATAAAGCATGTGCTAAGTGTTAAGTATGAATACACCAATTTGTTGGCAATCACAAACCAGCTACAAAACACCACTAGTAACCAGATCCAGCCTCTACCAAATAAACGCTTGCATATTACTAATACAATACAACAATTTAGACATTCCAACCAACAACACTAAATCCATTTTTCAGTTTGTATTAATTTAAGTTTAACCTGTAGAAGCACTTCACATTTAAGGAGCTTATATCTCAGAACGTTTTACATCTAAGTATATTTCAATTTGAAGTTTCAACAAGATTAGAAGTGTAAACAAATTTCTCGAAGAATAAAGCAATTAATTGTAATTCTTCTGTTCTTCAAACAACAGCTTCACTTAAAACAAGATTTAACGCTCATTGAAGTATACTAATAACTCCCAAAATTTCAAACAATTATACTAAATAGCACTTCATATGAGTTATTGATCAACAAAATAATAACTCGGTTATATTAACTTTTCACCACCAAAGGCACAAAACATTAAAGATTTAACAAGCTCTATATATCTTCTACCAATCAGACCAAAAACACGACGATCTGAACCCGTACACACAACTCAAACCCACAAGATCTACATGGCAACATAGACCGCACAAGGAACCCTATATCTACAAGAACTCTGGAGagttctagagagagaaaaaCCAGAGAAACAAACAGGGTTGTAACACATATTCGAGAATAATCTTCACAACATTACTGGTTAAGACACATGAACCACACGGTTCGACTAACCAAATAAGAAGATTTTAGACAATACAAAGAACAGGTAGAAACCAACACTACGATCTAATCGGGACGAGACTCAACAACACGAAGAATCTACAAACTACCCTAGACCAGCATGGAAGAAAAGAAACATCACCTAGACCAATGAACTAATATCACTACGATCGGCAATGAACAACAAAACACCTCACTATGGTCGGACTCAAAACATGAAAACCCCAAGACCAGTGAGATAAAGGCAAACACTGATGAAGAATACATCTTCAAGAAAGCATAACCTTTACAAGAAACACAATCACACAACGATTCCAATAACCAAAGGAATACATGACTGTCACAAAAGCCACACATATGATCACAACGAAAAGCCACACAACTTTAAGGCAAACAACATGTCACAAGACATATAAGTCTAACAACAGACTGAAAAAGACTTAACCACACCAGAACTAACAGATTTCCTAACTAAGAAAACCCTAGATCTACGATGCATAACACACACATTTTGAAAGTGGATATAAATCGTTGATTTGAATGCATGAAGTAACTGGAACCTTTTGTTATAATGGATTTCTATCCACAACAACAAAAAATTTGTTAATAAAAAACTTTTGAGACAACACAAATCAACTCTAACACACTTAGACCAACAACACGATGATCTACAAATCTAATCACTACGAACTAACAGATTCAATCTCAACAAACTCAAGATCGTAACAAACCCTAGAACAATGAAAAGATATTTTTTAGAGAAATTCGAAAGTGTTGAACTGAACATACAAAGAGTTTTAAACATGTCAAAGCTATGGTATGTTTACACGATCAAACAAAAATGAATAGTAAATAAGATCATATTTGATCAAAGCAATCCAAAACACTCAACAAATTACACAGCTCACACTTTCATCAACACGACAGTCTATTCTCACACATCATTCGAACTAACAGGAAAACGAATTAATATATGTTCAAACCCTAGATCGATATGAGAAAATGATTGCAAGACTTTGAACAGTGCAAATAATAACCTTGAACAGTGCAAGACTTTAATCACATTATTATTAACATATGTGAAACAACCATCACAACTAAAGAAACAACAAGAGACAGTAAGAAACACAAGACTTGTGAGGAACTTAAAGTCTATTTTGAGTTGATTAAAAACTATTTACAAGTTTACAATAAAATGTCATCAGACTACTTGTAAAGAACATAAAACTAGTTTGAATCAAGCAAAAAACTTTTACAATCTCACAACAATAATGAACCACACTCAGAAACATTTCTAATGAGGCAAAAGTCACATCACTTTTAGAAAAGAGGAAAGACCAGATTCAAGAAACAAATCTTAAAATAATACGACTTTCACAAAACTTTAAGATACAACCAAACAAATTCTGATTAAACACAAAACACACTATTTGCAACCAGAAAAGAATACATCTCACAAGACAAAACACACTCGGCTGTAGCACTTTACAAAATCTCTACGGAACAGATCATCATGATCTGATATGAAAACCTAAACGATCTAACAGTTTTTTATGTACATAAAATCCTAGATATAGACTTTCTCCAGAGACTTTAAAACACACAATGAAAGTGTAAAGAGATCTGACCTAATCAATGGCAGGTACTCATTAATATGACGAGAATAATACCAGACCAATAAACACAATTAGTTGGTCAATACAAAAACACAGTCCTAATTAAACTGAATAAAAACAAGACATGAACTGATTAGCGAGAGaataaacaaccaaacaaaaaCCACATTTTAAAAATACCTAAGCAATAATTTTGGTTGAACACATATTTACTTTGGATACAAACATGAAGTTATTCTTAGAGactaacaataaaaaaaatagaacaaTTTTCCATTTAATCAAATTTGTTTTTTATATAAAGCATTAATTAGAACTATAAAACTGATACAAACCCTAGATGTGAGGATGATCCCTCATAGCTAGCAGACAACCAGCTAATACACACAAACAATAATAACTAAATTACTTATCAAAAATCATGGATAAGACTGTATGTACATAAGAATGCAACACGTTGTTTTTTTACCAATTCCGGTCCCCCTAACCTGGTCCAGAATATACCTACTCATGTAACAACAAAATATAGAGTTAAGGTAGAAGGACTTACAAAGTACTTCGCAGCCAAAGAACAGTTAAAAAACCTTAGAGAGAATTCAGCGACAGAAGATAAGAAACTGCATCAGAACCTCGACGCAAGGCCATATGCAAAGAATCAACCATGCAGCAACAGGATGAGTAAAGCATCAAAAACCAGTGGACCACCACACTCAGCACAGATTATCTTCCATCATAGTCAACAAACCTCGAGAATCAAAGAACAAAAAGAGTAGCCATATCAAGAACCCCAAATCACGAACTGGACACTACCCTGACTCTCGAATAAGGGTTTATCTACACAGAAACCCTAGCTTCCAATTGAGTATTCGACCAAGAACGATCGTTAAATTCCTATAACTTTCTCAAATAGGATTTCAAACACTAGAGGACTAAAAATAACAACACTTATCTAATCGTTATACCACAGAACCCTAGAATTGAAAATCGATGGAATCTAACCAAAAACTAGTAATCGACAGAAGATAACAGAGCcataagctctgataccatgtcaacaATTAGGAATGTATACAAGAATGCAGATATAGCGACAAAACGGTGACTAAAGATTTTATTAGAAAATTATAACCAACTCGAAAAGACCACCAAACCCTAGAAGTACTCATATGATTATGAGTTCTTCAACAATACAGATAATCGACTGATACATGATCAGTAGATGTTAACAAACATACAACGAATCAAGATGAAATAAAACAAACCAGGCGTTAATTAATATGGAAACCTAAAACGATTCGGCAATGATCAAAGACAGGCGAGTATTTGAAGACTGATCAAAAGACATATACAAGAAAGATGATGATCATCTGATGTAGTGCGGCCTCGATGTCGATGTTAAAGGttaaaaaaccctagaacacttcTGGAACGAACATGATAAACTCTCTCACTTTAGAGTCTCTTTATATAGCAGTCCGGCTTTGACCCGTCTGCACATTTTGACCCGCCTTTAATCTAGCCCCTTAAAGCCCAACAACAAAGATTAGCCCAATTTCTTTATTTTTGTAAGCCCATGCCATTTGTACATAACTCCAGCAACCCAAAGAGCATATAAAATAAAGAGCATATAATATTAATATCATTAATATGTTTGGTATAAAACTGGAACTAATATAGCATATTTTTAACAATAAACAACCAATAGAAAACAAATTTGTAGACCAAGAGACCCAACAACACTAATTGGTTTGCACCTATGGTCCATGAAACACCAAAACTTGTAGGGATGGTCGATGGTGGCTGCAAACGGCAGAGGGGGAATAAGAAAATGAGTGGGGTGGTAAAGAAGAAATGGTATTGGGGGCGGGGCCCACATTTGTCTTTTagttttgagttaattactgttttcgtccctgtggtttgtaaaaaatcactatttcagtccattagtttaaaaattgcgatttcagtccctgtggtttcactttcgtaaccatttcagtccacctcgtaaccatttcagtcccctgtacttaacagaataatggattgaaatgattatgaaagtgaaaccacagggaatgaaatagttacgaaagtgaaaccacagggactgaaatcgccaattttaaactaatgaactgaaatagtgatttttgacaaaccacaaggacgaaaagAGTAATTAACTCTTTAGTTTTTATGTTAGAGATGTTATTTGACGAAAATACCCTCGTGTTTTGTTCACATGAGGGTGTCAGTGTTTATATTTAATAGATTGTTAATGTTAAGGCTATCTCCATCCACAACCTTCTCCAACCCAACCTTATAATAAAAAActaatttctctctcttccacctacacaacccaacccaacctacCTCAAACTTCTACTCATATTCACAACCCAGCcttataacattttttttactaaatttatatttttatgctTATTAATTATCCATaaatgtgttaaaaataattacaattaaTATTTTCATTTGAAACCGATTTGTTTTAAAAgcaaaataaataacaaaaatataagaaatcttttaataaaaaaacacataCATTCATCAAACATAGTTATTAAAATTATCGAAAAAAATCTAACGAACCAATAAGATCAGTACATGTGGAAAACAAAGATATATgcattttttacaaaaaaaaaataatgaaaaaaatatatttttttcagGGAACTCAGTTTTTGATAAAATTTATATTGTTGTGTTCACAAAAAAAGTTAAACAACACtgtgtttttagattttttttaataattaaatattaaaaagttattaaagaaaatcatgttttagcTAGAATTAATTGTTTATAAAACAAAAATGAGAAACATAATATTAAAAGAACCACTCGATAGCCAACATGTGgcatttttaaaataataaaaaagtcatCAACCAAAGTTGACACACCAACTTGGTCGtgaattttatatgattttttattttattttttactttttgacCAACCAACCAAGGTTTTGGTCACCAATGGTTGTAGCCTAATACTCCATCGTGTTACAAATTGAAAAGTTAATACCCAATTAAGTTATTTTAAACACCTTaatatgttattttgtacaaatcaTAGGAAATAATTGTACCATTAACTCTTAAACCTAGTAGTAAAAAAATAACACAAATTGTCAACATGTGAATATAAAAACTTAAAAGAATCCatacaaaaaatttaaaaacttaaGGGATATTACATGTCAACACTCCAAAGTTAAAAGGAAACACTTCGAACACATTGAGAAATTTCGTACCGTACTATATCAGTACCGTACCGATAACATATTATACTGGTATTGACCGAGCATATACGGTATGCTATTTGGTTTTGAATATAGCTCAATTATGGTATTTGTACTATGCAGTAGGGTAGTAGGGTACTGGTTAGGGATTTTAAATTGTTCAATACCATAATGCTATTGTATCATACCGATATCGACCGAACATACACCATACATTATTCAGTTTTATGTTTAGCTCAATTTCACTATCTGTACAATGCCGTAGGGCTACCCAACTATGAATTTTTCAAGGTACCGACCATACAGGTACTAACCAAACATTTACAATACGATATTCGGTTTTAATTTTAGCAAAGCAAAATTTTGATTTCAGTACTATACACTGGCGAATTGGCAATAAGCATACCGGATATATTAGgtaccggtactcatttcccaaTTTTTCAGTACCGGTATTTACAACTAAAACACCAGTAAATACTATACGGAACCGGTATATCCTTTTCCCGTTTCCGTGCCAGTACTTTACTTTTTCGATACTATACACAGAAGACAGTCCTATTCCTGCTTCAACTCGGATCCAGATCAACAAACATGGAGATCGGAAATCCAACCGCCGACGAGTCATCGTCGGCAACAATGGCGGAACTGCTACCGTTAGCCTCCGTTTCGCAACAACCGTACGTCTCCGAACTCCTTTCCTTCACTCTCGATCGCCTGCACAAGGAACCGGAGCTTCTCCGCGTCGATGCTGAGAGAATTCGACGGCAGATGCAAGAGGTTGCTGTCAATAACTACCGCTCGTTCATTTCCGCCGCTGATGCTTTGGTTTCGATTCGACATGAAGTCTCAAGCATCGATAAACACCTGGAATCGTTGGTAAATCGTTGTTTCTGGTTATAAGGACTTTGTTTTGATGTGGATTTGATGTTATTAGCTGCTAGGGTTGAGATTTGCACATATGTAGCCAATTAGATACATAGGTTTGTATATGTATCTTAGAAAACGTGATGGTAGTAAAATTAGAAAACTAACAGGAGTTGATTAGTATCACAATTATTACTTAGAAGAGGCCTGGACATTTGTTGATCACTTGATTGATAAATCTCTGATTGTTGCAGTTCGTAGCTACATGTTCACCGTATAATCTTAAACTAGTTTAAGAAAATGCTTCCCAAATTTTTCGTATGGACAAGCTCAGCAACGTAGGTCGATTTCCTAGTTCATTCTTCATATTCAATAAATTATATGTGTTAATAATAGTACTTGATGCTTTAAGCAATTAACGATTTGGCTTCTGAGTTCTGAATAGGAGAATTTCTTGCATATCATTGGTTTGAGTTTTGGTAGTTCTAGTATCGTGTCGTAGGGTTTTGATATGATGATTACTGTTCTGAGACTGTTGCAGAAGTATTACATGATTAGTGATAGTGTGATCCCTGTGGATTCTACTGGGAAAGAAAGTAATTTGATAATGAGGTTAAGTGTTTCCCTCTAGGAAGATATGCTAAAGGATAAATCAGCACATTAGATGCTTTTTGCTAGGCCAAGATACGATATTGCTTCCCGTACTTGCGTTGTAGCCTGTGATGGACCCACGATCATCCATGCAACACGCCCATTCAACATCACAATAACCCTCAATATCATCTTCCATGCTTACAGTAAACAACATAGACCGCCAAGATAGTGATAAGAGTTTTGGTCCCCGAGCCGTCCCCTACGCGTTTCCGTCCCCGAGCCGTCCCTGAGACGGGTACTCGATGCAATATGCCGTCCCCGTGCTTCATAGATGTACTCTTTTTTGTTTTCGTTTGGGTTTGAACTTCATAAAAGTGTCACATCATGCGATAAAATTGGTCATTTTACAGAGTTTTAGTCGATAGGCACTTAGAAATTGAATAAAAGTCTTTCTAGCCATTTGTGAGGCACAACTTTTGCTTGCTTGTAGTACAATACAGGAAAACACGATTGTTTGGTGATAGCTATTATATCTGCTTTCGTACTTTATCCGTCATTGAAGCGTTGTTGAAGTTAAACCGTGAAACTATAAATTCTTTTGCAGATTGCAGAGGTCCCAAAGCTAACATCAGGCTGCTCTGAGTTCATCGAATCTGCAGAACAAATTTTGGAGAAGAGAAAGATGAACCAAACACTGCTGGCCAATCATAGTACTTTGCTCGACTTACTTGAAATTCCTCAACTTATGGACACGTAAGTTTTTGACCTATTAATAGAGAACACATACTAAGATTCTAAGTAATGGTTACTGTTCTTAAGGCCCAAAGTTTCCAGTGTTATAAATCAAGTATATGGATTCACATTTTTTGTAGTATATAATGTACATATAATTGCATAGTTGTGTTGTTCTGAATTTGAATTCTTTATAGATGTGTAAGGAATGGAAATTACGATGAAGCTTTAGACTTGGAAGCATTTGTCAGCAAACTGTCTACAATGCATCCAAAGTAAGTTTTTCTATTCTTTATCTCTTTACAAAATCATCTTCGTAGCTTTTAAGTTTTAACCTAATATCATTAGCTTAATGAGTTCCAAATTTATTAGTTACCACTCTTATTTTCTGCTTGCCTATTATGTGTCCATAAGATTACCAGTCATTCAAGCACTTGCTGCAGAAGTTCAAGAGATTACCAAGTCTTTGCTCTCACAGCTTCTCCAAAAACTAAGATCAAATATTCAGGTAAGTTCGTAGCAACACAATAAAATTTGCTTCTACTTTGATTGATTCTTTAATGCTAGAAAGTAAATAATAATGACTATGATAATATTGATGGTAATAATTATTATGTACCATTGTTAGTATTATCATTATTATAAAATAACTGTAATTGATGAAAAGGTAAGTTGTTTAGGATCAtgtttttcttttacaaaatcccaGCCTTTATgtgtagggatgagctcggtaccgtaTTGGTTCGAATATACCTATCCCGAAAGTCGCTAAAACTgggtaccggtatcgaaaatGCTTGGTACGATACCGGACCAAAAGTAGCTATCccgaaaacgccaaaaaatgggtAAAGAATTGGTACTGAAATTCGATCGGTACATTCGGTCGTCGGTACGGGTGTTTTTCGGTACTAGTAACGAAATGTTCATCCCTATTTATGTTTATGCAGTTTTCTAGAGGTGACAAGATGGCTGTTTGTGCTAAttaggtaacgggtcaaaacgggaTCAGGGTGAAACGGGCCAGGTTGTGTTGATCCACAAAACATTCTTTCATCCATCTTTTTAATTTTTCCTATGAATAAATAATGGTATAGTTATGATTACAGAAACAATATTTgtccaataataataattattataattatttgagTGAAACAATTTAGGAGGTTGTCCACACTAATAGTAGACGTTGGACGACTTTTAATGCATTTGGTTCATTTCCTTTTAGCTGAATTATTTGATTGACCCGTTTAAGCTAAAACACAAGTATACAACCTAGATGGCTAGATCAACCTGTTCCTGAAAGGTCTCTTACTCTGTCTTGCAGTTACCAGAATGCCTTCGCATTATTGGATATCTACGAAGAATAGGAGTATATAGTGAGTACGAAATGCGCCTACAGGTATCCATATTGTATTCAACTATTTGGCATCATTTTGAAGCAATTCTTTACTTTCAAACCTAACTAAATACCTGCTAATGGCATCCTTCTTGATGGCGGGCAGTTCCTAAGATGCAGAGAATCATGGTTATCTGGAATTCTTGACGACCTAGATCAGAGAAACGCGTATGAATACTTAAAAGGGATGGTAAACTGTCACCGGATGCATCTCTTTGATGTTGTTAACCAATACCGCGCCATATTTGCTGATGATACATCGGGAAGTGAAGAGAATTATGACGGTGGACTTCTTTTCAGCTGGGCCATGCATCAGATATCCTCTCACCTTAAAACTCTCAAAGTTATGCTCCCGAAGATTACTGAAGGCGGATCATTGTCTAATATATTGGATCAGTGCATGGTATGCTTTACACTTgtattttagagtaaaatgccattttcgtctcggaggtttggccaattttgcgactttagtccaaaggtttgtttttccgcatctggatccaaaaggtttgaaatgttgtcattttcatccgcgtcgttaactccatccatttttctctgttaagttaggggtattttcgtctttttaccTACTTGTTTTTGTTTACTGTTTAGAAAGGatattttgaatacttgtacattagagcattcacattcgaTCTTCCATATTTATGTGAGTGCATTCTCTATAATTTATggagtggttgtgagtggaggagagagaaaatgttactgttcattaGTAAATTTGGAGGGATATTGTTCGccctctataattttttaatatttattgaaagtggttgtgagtggatgaTAGAGAAAAGGTAttgataaaagtaaaaaaaaattatttaactGAAAAGGAGAGAAAAGGTAGtgatttttaatgtaattatatAGATGGAGTAGAGAATAGATTGTGAATGCTTGTATATAAAGTGAAAAAGATCGAATTGCCCTTTAAATTAACAAAAAAGGACataaatacccctgacttaatggagaaaaatgcacggagttaacgagccggatgaaaatggcaagatttcaagaAAAACCAAAccttggacgaaagtcgcaaaaccagccaaacctcagggacgaagaTGGTATTTTACTCTTTAATTTAAACATCATAATATTGCTTTTTAATCTAATATCGATCCTCTTTTTGCTTCACAGTATTGTGCCATGGGGCTCGGTTGGGTTGGATTGGATTTTCGTGGCTTGCTTCCACCTCTATTTGAAGAGTAAGTTACTTCTAAAAAAATTGTTTCCGTTCATGGATCACAAAATGCACAACTTTGACTTTTATCATTTGACCAGGGCTGTCTTAAACCTATTCTCAAAGAATATGAATACAGCAGTGGAGAATTTTCAGGTGGAAATATTTCACTGGCCGTAATAAGTTTATTACGACATATATTCATcataaacatgtttttttttctttattgatTACAGTTGGTTTTGGATTCTCATCGATGGGTTCCATTACCGGCAGTCGGTTTCTCATCCAATAGCTTTGGTGAAGAAGGCCAGGAGGATGTTACACCACCTCCTAATTTAATGGAGCATCCGCCTCTTGCTGTTTTCGTTAACGGTAAGTTGTAAATAACTTTTTTATTCTTTTCTTATGATGGGATTCCGCTTATTAGTCGGTAACGTGTGTAACTGTAACCAGGTGTATCTGCTGCAATGAACGAACTCCGGCCTTGTGCTCCGATCAGTTTAAAACATATACTTGCTCAAGAATTAGTGAAGGGGCTCCGCACGGTTTCTGATTCGTTATTGAGATACAATACGACCAGGGTGCTTAGGGAGAACGAGTCGGTTCTTTTCTTGTCTATGTGTCGAGCATTTGTAGAGGTAAATGAATACTTCTATTGTTTTGAGAAGAGTAAAATGCTATTTTCgaccctgaggtttggccagttttacgACTTGAGtgcaaaggtttgtttttccgcatccggattcaaaaggtttgaaatcttgctattttcatccggcttattaactccatccatttttctccgttaagtcaggggtatttctgttTTTTTGGTTCATTTatagggcaatttggtcttttcaGGGGTATTGGTCTTTTTTATACAAAGTGAAAAAGATCGAATtgctctttaagttaacaaaaaagacggaaataccctttacttaacggagaaaaaatggatggagttaacgagccggatgaaaatgacaagatttcaaaccttttggatccagattcGGAAAtacaaacctttggactaaagtCGCAAAAACaagccaaacctcaaggacgaaaatggcattttactcttttgaGAATTATCTGACCTGGTGTGTATTCATGAAATGGTAAATGGGTTGGTTGATGCACAGGTGGCATATCCACATTGTGCTACATGCTTTGGACGGTGTTACACTGGAGGATCTTCGCTTATCACAGATGGCAATCACGTGTTTGAGGGACTTAATCGTCTTTTGACAACGTCTTCCTCGAGACAGTTACCAAAAAGAGTTCAAAGTGCTGAAACAAAAGAGAATGGCGATTCACCTGCCGTTGAAAATGGAGTAGTAGTTGCAGATGTTAACGAAGCTGAGAATAAGAACGTGGTTGAGGAAGATAATGTGAACAACACGAGTTCAGAAATCCAAAATGAAGAACAAACCGTAAATCCAAAATCTTAAATCCCCTCCAAATTGTTATGGTTTGTATAATGAACGAAATTTAAGCATCACAAATGAGCGAAAAAATGGGTATGGCTATGttatctttgtttttttttctctatatatatacacacacatttaa
The sequence above is drawn from the Helianthus annuus cultivar XRQ/B chromosome 12, HanXRQr2.0-SUNRISE, whole genome shotgun sequence genome and encodes:
- the LOC110894073 gene encoding conserved oligomeric Golgi complex subunit 8; translation: MEIGNPTADESSSATMAELLPLASVSQQPYVSELLSFTLDRLHKEPELLRVDAERIRRQMQEVAVNNYRSFISAADALVSIRHEVSSIDKHLESLIAEVPKLTSGCSEFIESAEQILEKRKMNQTLLANHSTLLDLLEIPQLMDTCVRNGNYDEALDLEAFVSKLSTMHPKLPVIQALAAEVQEITKSLLSQLLQKLRSNIQLPECLRIIGYLRRIGVYSEYEMRLQFLRCRESWLSGILDDLDQRNAYEYLKGMVNCHRMHLFDVVNQYRAIFADDTSGSEENYDGGLLFSWAMHQISSHLKTLKVMLPKITEGGSLSNILDQCMYCAMGLGWVGLDFRGLLPPLFEEAVLNLFSKNMNTAVENFQLVLDSHRWVPLPAVGFSSNSFGEEGQEDVTPPPNLMEHPPLAVFVNGVSAAMNELRPCAPISLKHILAQELVKGLRTVSDSLLRYNTTRVLRENESVLFLSMCRAFVEVAYPHCATCFGRCYTGGSSLITDGNHVFEGLNRLLTTSSSRQLPKRVQSAETKENGDSPAVENGVVVADVNEAENKNVVEEDNVNNTSSEIQNEEQTVNPKS